The sequence GTGCAGGTATTTCTGTTCAGTTTCTTATGCCCCCTCCCCCTCTGTACCAACCCATTGgcatttcttttcttccttcttggTTCTAATTATTGTGAAATCTTGGGGGACATCTGCAGGCCACGAAAGAATACTCTGAGCAGCTAGGGGTTGATGCTTGCATCAAATTATTTGAGCAATTCAAATCTTATGAGGACCTTTACTTTTTCTTGGGATCTTATCTGAGCTCCAGGTAATTTCTCTTGTTGACAGCGGAATGCCTTTCTCAAATTTTgtgtgtctttctcaaaatgcaaCACACCTGAGGTTTCTTTACATGCAACAGCGAGGACCCAGATATCCATTTCAAGTACATAGAAGCAGCAGCAAGGACTGGACAAATCAAAGAAGTTGAACGTGTAACCAGAGAGTCAAACTTCTATGATGCTGAGAAGATAATGAACTTTTTGATGGAAGCAAAATTACCTAATGCCCGTCCACTGATTAATGTTTGTGATCGCTTTGGTTTTGTGCCAGATCTCACTCACTATCTGTACACAAACAACATGCTTCGATATATCGAAGGCTATGTTCAGAAGGTAGTTGTGTGTTTCGACTCTGTTAATTCGTGCGCCGTTCCTAATAATAGGTTGAATATGAGAACGATTAATTCTTTTTCCTTGTTTCCAGGTGAATCCCGGGAATGCTCCATTGGTAGTGGGGCAATTACTTGATGATGAATGCCCTAAAGATTTTATCAAGGGTTTGATCCTATTTGTTCGTTCTCTCCTCCCTGttgagcctttggttgatgaaTGTGAGAAGAGGTTTGTTTTTCATATCCCTCCAGTTTACTTATTCACATGGGTCGTTCCCCCTCCTCCCCCCTACCAAGAATTGTTGGTCTCATACGTTTGATATGTGAATCAGGAACCGCCTACGTTTGCTCACTCAATTCTTGGAGCACTTGTGAGTGAAGGTAGCCAAGATGTGCATGTCCATAATGCTCTTAGTAAAATCATCATTGACAACAACAACAATCCTGAGCATTTCCTTACTACCAACCCATTTTACGACTCTCGTGTTGTGGGTAAATATTGTGAAAAGCGGGATCCTACACTTGCTGTTGTTGCTTACAGACGTGGGCAGTGTGACGATGAACTTATTAACGTCACTAACAAGAATTCGTTATTCAAGCTGCAAGCTAGGTATGTAATAATTTTTATTGTTGTGACTTGTGACACCTGTTTCAAGATGTCCACATCAATTGTCTGACGACTTACATGTTCATATTGCATTTATTTAAAATGACAGGTATGTGGTTGAGAGAATGGATGGTGATCTATGGGATAAAGTTCTTCAGCCCGAGAATGAATATAGAAGGCAACTCATTGACCAAGTGGTTTCGACTGCATTACCTGAGAGCAAGAGCCCCGAGCAAGTGTCTGCTGCTGTTAAGGCTTTCATGACTGCTGACCTGCCACATGAACTGATTGAGCTTCTTGAAAAGATTATTCTTCAGAATTCTGCTTTCAGTGGAAATTTCAATCTGCAGAACCTGCTCATCTTGACTGCCAAAGCCCAGTTACGTGAAGGTCTGGTCAGTGAAGCAATTGAGTCCTTCATTCGTGTAGATGATGCTGCACACTTCCTTGATGTTATCCGTGCAGCCGAGGAAGCTAATGTGTACAATGATTTAGTGAAGTACCTAGATCAACTCACTTGTTATGATTGTTGAGTTGATTCTTGATAGCATCACTAAACAATGATATATTTGTGTACAAGTGtcccccgttgcaacgcacgggcatatacctagttaaTATTTTAATTATAGAaacaacatgaacactaatttctttATTTTATGCCTTTTAGAAAAAAACTAATTGATATACATATACATGGACTAAATTCGATGAAATGATTGGTCGAGCCTATATAACTAGTTATAAACAAATTGAGATATAAGCTTAATTAATAGATTATGAGAAAGGCTAATTAATTAATTATCTTTTATTGTCATTGAGAACTGTATGTTCTACATTTTCACATAAATTTCTATTTAAGaaagctatacttaaacatctataatgaatATTATTAAATTATAAAAACATGATATCTATTGAAAAAGTcattttaatttttcttttgTAACAACCGTAATTCTAATGAAAATACGTGAGCTATTGGAAACACTAATTAAAAATACTTATCACATAAATGTGAAACTAACAaaaccatttctattttatttgagTTCCAAAATATACATTTTATAATAAAAACTGTAACAGGAACCAAAATATAATTAAAAGTAGACTATGAGGGGTAGCTAGTAAATTTGTATTTTTGTGCACGGATATCATTATAAACAACTATCTATTAAAAAACATAAAGGTGATAATTAATTTGAAAACTATAGATTATAACAAACATAATACAGATTAATTTACAAAAACATGTAAATTGTTGCAACTATAAATTTAAGTTGATTAGCGCACTAATATAAAGCTAACAAAataatatttaatttatttggaTCTCAAATATACATTTTAAAATAGGAAAATTATCGTAGAGACATATACGCTATTATTCGTAGAAGCTAGGGAGTAGCAAGTAATATGGCATCATCTTCTACCTTGTTCGCAACAGTAGAGAAGGCAGAGGGTGGCTTCGACGAACGATGATGAATGGTGACGAACAACGATGAACAGCAATGGTTCAGCGCACTGTAGTAGAGGATCGTCGGCGAGCTGGGCGAGCTCCAGTGGGGTCGTCGACGGCGAACTCGCGATGGCACGCGACACAATGAACCCGAGACTCGTGAGAACGGCGGCAAGGTGGCATGTGTTGGCGTAGTTCCACGAGACGCAGCAAGCTGAGTGCGGCATGGAGAGGCGTGCGGTGTGGCGAGGCAATGCGCGAGAGCAGGGAGCCGGCACACTGGAGAAGATGAACGGCGACACGTGGATAGCAGCAGCAGGGCTTGGTGTGAGGGACCTCGGCCGTCCACGGCTGCAGAGACAGAGTACGGAAGCTACAGCGAGACCTCGGCACCGGCGAAGGGAGCTGAGCGAGATGATAGTACGGCTAGTGGCGGGCAGTACATAGGGAAGTCACGGCATCGACAAGACAAGGAGTAGGCGAACTCGCGTCTCCATTTATAGGCGAGGAGGCGAGCTAGAGCGCTGGGCCACCGACTTGAAGGTGCCTTGAAGGCCTTTAATGGAGTTAACTGTGTGGGGAAAGAAATAGTCGCGAGTAACAACACGGTGTCAAAGAGGGGAGCGAGCGGTCGCAACACTTACTGGTGACGCTAGAATTTGTCCACTGGACAGCTGCTCTACCACGGTGGTGCAGGGAGACGAAGCGATTAACGGTGCGGCGGCAATTACTTGCTTGTTTCGTCCTGGCAGCGTTGCGCACGCGCATGCTTCAGGGAACGTGAGAGAAAAATGGGGAGAGAGAGGAACAGTTGCCTGGGGTCCACACGTCATAAAAGCACAGGCTGGGAAGGAAGGAGCTCGCCAGATTGGGGGCAGGCTGGGCCTAGCGTCCGTTCTTTTTTTAAATTTcgaatttttttatttttttcaaaaAGTAGCAGAAAAAAATCAGAATAATATATTTAATGTTATTAACATATTAAAATACTTATTCTACACAAAAAAAATTATAGCAACTCATTATATTTTTATGGAAAGATCCACGTCAAGAAATAAATCCCAATAATGTATAATTTTTTTGCAGCAAATATTATTGAAAGGAAATTCAATTATTTCAAATAAAAGATCATCACACAAGTGAAATAAAATCAAAATGAAATTCTTGCAAACACTTATAAACAAAATCAGTAACATATTGAAATACATATTCCAAAAACATTATTTTAACAACTGTTATTATTTTAAAATGAGATCTTTGCACCAAATTAAATCCAAAATGGGATTTACAAAccaaattaaataaaatatatacATCGTCATGAATGCATTCAAACATTTGGTAAAATTTTACTATTCAAGAATTTGTTCAATTAGCTTATATAACCATTTTACTATTTTAGAAACATAAATATTTTTATTTCTATTAAAGACTAAATTAATTAATTGGATTGcttttaattgatggatttagggtgttacaaaatctacctccctaaaaagaatctcgtcctcgagattaggaaaGGCTAGCAAGGAAGCAAAGGTGATATatggttatttgtaggttcttggTTCTCACCGGACTCTTCCAAACTTAAGAAACTTATTGCTTCACGACCTTCTTCTCAAATATGTCTAGACATCTCTTATGGCATTGGCAGATATATGATATGTCCTTCATccttgcagtagtagcaagcacctcttgctttgagttctttgcgagtcaactttgcttgaccaaaagGTGATGAGGGATGATTGagtgtctgtatctcatatagctgagtctggcttgattcttctgtttgagTATCCAAGTGTTTtcggggcttttgcttgtggttgaggtggactactcatgtatccaaacattttcctattccttttgttgttcttcactaTATTGatagaagtttctgtgcattttgGTTCATATCCCATGTCTGGAGACTGAGATAACTTAATCTCGGAGGTGTTcggtagtgaactcttctcagaaCAATTACGAAGGTAATGATCTTCACGTCCACatagatagcaagcttttcttgaagttattttttgactttttccatgcttccatttttgtttcttggacctgatgcgacgacgagactgaaactgtgtgcaggtgatagtccatccatcaatgtaacactcatttgcttctttttggagctgagcatccttgtgatgtttcctttttggaaaacctagcaattcatcgtctgacagtgcatctgctattagttgttcttgggaagaccattgactttttataccagaaaataaaatccggttcttctgttttgtagtttcactttcgtttgtactgatctggcgacaaggaattccatagtactcacaacaacaacatgttccaagatcATTTGTCTGTTGGTGTGCATCCTTTTGTTCATCAGTTGTTTCATTTCTAGTGACGTTTCGACTTGCCAACACTTGCTGGTATGAGGAGGTGAGTTGAGATGCTTTCTGTATTATCAGAGCTTGTGTGTGTAACAACTTTTCTAAGTCAACTATCAAGGGTGATGTTGTGGTTGATGTCGCATGGTTATCGGTGGTATGCTCATATGCTATAATTTCTGCTAAATCAACTTGTTGGAGTCTAGCTAACACTTGAGAGGTTGCTTGCAGAAACAGTGCATGTGCCTTCTTGAACTGTTCCATCTGAGACTTAGCTTGAGGAGTTGCCAAGACAATGTATTCTTTGCACTTattgacatcacttgtagttggcATTCCAAGGTTTGACAtttgtatgggtatggaagaatggaagggacgaaagggttgagcaaagacagattatagagagcataGAAAACCCATTTAACTAAGGTTTTTCCTAGCTAtctgatgccattgtggacaaaagtcacacaatacaacaacaatcattacaaagaagcaaatcaaacatagtcACAAAGATAACTAACATGAACTCAAACATATCATCACAACATGACTTGATGTTATTCATTCAATCAAAAGGCAATCTTTCCCAAGGAAAACAATTTCTTATAGTTTTTTTTGAAAGGCAGGACAAGGTTAGGAATAAGGAAGAGATTATAAAATCAAGGAATCAGATCAGAAATAACAAGGAGATAGACAAGGTCAAAACATTATTGTTAATGACCAAGGGTAAAATAAGATAATCACTAATTGATGAAGCGAGGATAAATtgtacaaccaaggatatgagaattttttaaggatacaaaatacaagggcattatcaaggagagaagtagagagacaaagggttcaatatatcaaggtagatattgtccaaggatgacaatacaatggcaagaaaacaagagtagaagaaatcaagggttatatagcaatattatgaGTTAGAAAACAACCACAATATAACATCGtctttaccgatctagtcgaaaacttagcactatagaactatcctatcaacctaaacAAGAAGAATGGTAATGGATCCAAGAGATCTATAACGAAAACTTCTAACGGGgcggggataagacagagaatgggGCATCTTCAATAGCTTCTAAAGGATTTCTTCAGGTATACTTCACTTCAAGTTCCACAAtcctaacttgatcatcttgtagtgcttctgagtagagtcttctgatagaccaaaatcatactagaagagttgaaaataaaagagacgagttttgatataaagtaagtttttatggaggaaaatatatcaagctttgaaagactgactgggctttccatttctaactaatctagcgacctacggtcacatttctttgataccacttctgtcacacccttttctgaggggcagagccgggtgcatcgcatatgtgtgtcaggatctatttccacacatatgttgacatcacaagtgtaatatatcaaaagaacaatgcataaaagcgtaaataagatTATATTAAcacattacacttcgaacagacataatgtcttaacctttattcatcaaaatacatcgaaacatggacatccatccacaggaagatgaccgggaggtatcactagactagcatccatggagttcagcatcatatcttcatctgcaacttatgatcaaaattaagcaagggtgagctcacttatggtcggggctcagcaagtggggggaaaactaatgcaagtctattaaggtgaggctgaggttgagcagtaagcattttagttgatcaacattttattaacaaccactgtcttactaataagtgtgaatcccaagtattcccattaaacaaaggtataaaagtatatcaaaaacacttaagtgaaaccacttaagcaaaccattggtagatcattggatctcgatttatttccatcttcaagttcaattatcatgtgaggagtccaggctgctcataaccgtgagcacggctgatatatcagttttacactctgcagaggtggtacaactttacccacaagccgtgtatcccctctagcctgggtcggccaaaacccgtaaacacttccgaggtgagtggctagggatccactatgaggctttcacaaaatacacttaatacgaagcaacccgctaaggtttctaaagacgatggtggaggcccactaggtgaggtaccttagccaagaatacatccccatgttaacgtgggctgccaacacctaccgctccccctcttgcccatatttcaggtaaggttgtcaggcactaagcatataaagctaattaccaaagccagagccatgatagcactcgtggttgcactgttttcccgggtggtcactccatgttccaattaatatgcaataatcttgtttaaccatcgcgtTAACaataataatgtaaacttaccattttggaacattaatatcataagcgggagtgactgcataaagttaagttgtagcaatagcatagctacgaaggtaaagtataattcccaggtctgatcaaggaataaggttgaaaaggttatctaaataggtaacccgtcaaattatgcatatatatccaaaagaataaactttattaaatgtattgtttgggatcaaacagagtatgcagagggagaagtccacttgccttgcttactgaaaatttgaggttcttccacggaatagcacttgattctcaactattagatcaaccactgaatatcacacaaacaaacaagaagaaacaaacaccactcaataacatacaacattcaccatacataaatctaaaagaaagcctaacgaaaagaacaTTCATTTTTCAAAAACGTCGTAAGTAATGGAtataataagaaggtattcttttcaaagatgtgtgatctatactttataaaacaggacatgagcttataaatgtcttaattaaaatatacaaatattaggttgacCATTTTAATCATTCATAAATGTCGTATGTGGTATGTCTAAGAGTAAGGGttcataagatgataaaacacgttataacaatattaaacatttttaagtttttagaaaagatatatgttatatatctaaggttagtgAGTCAAAAACACATCATTAAACATTAATTTATAAAACATTACAAAACATATTGTAAAACATTTATTGATGAAAAGTTATTATATAAGCCTAATCGAGTTTTATGTGGAAGGGTGATTAAACAGATAATTATATTTGCTTTCATTATACATGACCTAGATAGGTTTTTATGCAATAGATAATTAAACAATTTCTTTTATAAAAAAACTAATAAATAGCTTAAACAAATTTTTATGTGAGAAGATCttaattatattattaatcacctatttaTGACGAGTTAGGTTATaggccttaagtggattttcaggTAAAAGAAAGAAACCATTAATTATCTTATTTTGATTaggaaaacacatagcctattaTTAAGAAACTATATTCAGAGTCAATATATACATTAATATTTTAATTATAGAaacaacatgaacactaatttctttATTTTATCTCTTTTAGAAAAAAAACTAATTGATATAAATATACATGGACTAAATTCGATGAAATGATTAGTCGAGCCTATATAACTAGTTATAAACAAATTGAGATATAAGCTTAATTAATAGATTATGAGAAAGGCTAATTAATTAATTATCTTTTATTGTCATTGAGAACCGTATGTTCTACATTTTCACATAAATTTCTATTTAACaaagctatacttaaacatctatactcAGAGTTGCCTGATATCAAGCGTGCCATTGCAAATACCCATGTCATTGAACCATAGGTTTGTCGACTTCAGTTATTTTCAGATATTTTTTTATGTTTAGCCCATTAACAACTTCCTTGGACAGGCACTTGTTGAGTTCTTTGGCACATTGTCAAGAGAGTGGGCTTTGGAATGCATGAAAGACCTTCTACTGGTTAATCTGAGGGGAAATCTTCAGATTGTTGTGCAGGTATTTCTGTTCAGTTTCTTATGCCCCCTCCCCCTCTGTACCAACCCATTGgcatttcttttcttccttcttggTTCTAATTATTGTGAAATCTTGGGGGACATCTGCAGGCCACGAAAGAATACTCTGAGCAGCTAGGGGTTGATGCTTGCATCAAATTATTTGAGCAATTCAAATCTTATGAGGACCTTTACTTTTTCTTGGGATCTTATCTGAGCTCCAGGTAATTTCTCTTGTTGACAGCGGAATGCCTTTCTCAAATTTTgtgtgtctttctcaaaatgcaaCACACCTGAGGTTTCTTTACATGCAACAGCGAGGACCCAGATATCCATTTCAAGTACATAGAAGCAGCAGCAAGGACTGGACAAATCAAAGAAGTTGAACGTGTAACCAGAGAGTCAAACTTCTATGATGCTGAGAAGATAATGAACTTTTTGATGGAAGCAAAACTACCTAATGCCCGTCCACTGATTAATGTTTGTGATCGCTTTGGTTTTGTGCCAGATCTCACTCACTATCTGTACACAAACAACATGCTTCGATATATCGAAGGCTATGTTCAGAAGGTAGTTGTGTGTTTCGACTCTGTTAATTCGTGCGCCGTTCCTAATAATAGGTTGAATATGAGAACGATTAATTCTTTTTCCTTGTTTCCAAGTGAATCCCGGGAATGCTCCATTGGTAGTGGGGCAATTACTTGATGATGAATGCCCTAAATATTTTATCAAGGGTTTGATCCTATTTGTTCGTTCTCTCCTCCCTGttgagcctttggttgatgaaTGTGAGAAGAGGTTTGTTTTTCATATCCCTCCAGTTTACTTATTCACATGGGCCGTTCCCCCTCCTCCCCCCTACCAAGAATTGTTGGTCTCATACGTTTGATATGTGAATCAGGAACCGCCTATGTTTGCTCACTCAATTCTTGGAGCACTTGTGAGTGAAGGTAGCCAAGATGTGCATGTCCATAATGCTCTTAGTAAAATCATCATTGACAACAACAACAATCCTGAGCATTTCCTTACTACCAACCCATTTTACGACTCTCGTGTTGTGGGTAAATATTGTGAAAAGCGGGATCCTACACTTGCTGTTGTTGCTTACAGACGTGGGCAGTGTGACGATGAACTTATTAACGTCACTAACAAGAATTCGTTATTCAAGCTGCAAGCTAGGTATGTAATAATTTTTATTGTTGTGACTTGTGACACCTGTTTCAAGATGTCCACATCAATTGTCTGACGACTTACATGTTCATATTGCATTTATTTAAAATGACAGGTATGTGGTTGAGAGAATGGATGGTGATCTATGGGATAAAGTTCTTCAGCCCGAGAATGAATATAGAAGGCAACTCATTGACCAAGTGGTTTCGACTGCATTACCTGAGAGCAAGAGCCCCGAGCAAGTGTCTGCTGCTGTTAAGGCTTTCATGACTGCTGACCTGCCACATGAACTGATTGAGCTTCTTGAAAAGATTATTCTTCAGAATTCTGCTTTCAGTGGAAATTTCAATCTGCAGAACCTGCTCATCTTGACTGCCAAAGCCCAGTTACGTGAAGGTCTGGTCAGTGAAGCAATTGAGTCCTTCATTCGTGTAGATGATGCTGCACACTTCCTTGATGTTATCCGTGCAGCCGAGGAAGCTAATGTGTACAATGATTTAGTGAAGTACCTAGATCAACTCACTTGTTATGATTGTTGAGTTGATTCTTGATAGCATCACTAAACAATGATATATTTGTGTACAAGTGtcccccgttgcaacgcacgggcatatacctagttaaTATTTTAATTATAGAaacaacatgaacactaatttctttATTTTATGCCTTTTAGAAAAAAACTAATTGATATACATATACATGGACTAAATTCGATGAAATGATTGGTCGAGCCTATATAACTAGTTATAAACAAATTGAGATATAAGCTTAATTAATAGATTATGAGAAAGGCTAATTAATTAATTATCTTTTATTGTCATTGAGAACTGTATGTTCTACATTTT is a genomic window of Zea mays cultivar B73 chromosome 5, Zm-B73-REFERENCE-NAM-5.0, whole genome shotgun sequence containing:
- the LOC109939631 gene encoding clathrin heavy chain 1-like, which codes for MKDLLLVNLRGNLQIVVQATKEYSEQLGVDACIKLFEQFKSYEDLYFFLGSYLSSSEDPDIHFKYIEAAARTGQIKEVERVTRESNFYDAEKIMNFLMEAKLPNARPLINVCDRFGFVPDLTHYLYTNNMLRYIEGYVQKVNPGNAPLVVGQLLDDECPKYFIKGLILFVRSLLPVEPLVDECEKRFVFHIPPVYLFTWAVPPPPPYQELLVSYV
- the LOC118471986 gene encoding clathrin heavy chain 1; protein product: MFAHSILGALVSEGSQDVHVHNALSKIIIDNNNNPEHFLTTNPFYDSRVVGKYCEKRDPTLAVVAYRRGQCDDELINVTNKNSLFKLQARYVVERMDGDLWDKVLQPENEYRRQLIDQVVSTALPESKSPEQVSAAVKAFMTADLPHELIELLEKIILQNSAFSGNFNLQNLLILTAKAQLREGLVSEAIESFIRVDDAAHFLDVIRAAEEANVYNDLVKYLDQLTCYDC